The window AAGGAGGAAGCGGGTATGAAAGAGATCAGTGAACTTCAATTGCCGGAGGACGTGCGGTATGCAGAGGATCATGAATGGGCCCGGGCTGAGGGGGAATCCGTGCGGATCGGCATCGATGATTATGCCCAGGACCAACTCGGAGATATCGTCTTCGTAGAGCTTCCCCAGCCAGGAGATTCCTTTTCCAAGGGAGATGAATTCGGGACCGTGGAGTCAGTGAAGGCGGTATCCGAGCTCTTCATGCCCATTGGGGGAGAAGTCCTTTCCGTGAATTCCGCCCTTGAGGACGCCCCCGAGCTGGTGAACAAGGACCCTTACGGGGAAGGCTGGATGATTGAAATCAAGCCGGCCGACCCTTCCGAGATGGATGCCCTTTTGACCAGGGAAACCTACCTGGAGAAATTGAAAGGAATGCAATAGATGCGATACCTGCCCCACACTCCCGAAGACATCGCCTCCATGCTGAAAGTCATCGGGAGGGAAGACCTGGAGGGACTTTTCTCAACCATACCGGATGATTGCCGCACCCGGGGGGAGCTTGATCTGCCAGAGGCCCTTACCGAGTGGGAATTGAACGAGAAACTCTCCACCCTCTCCGATTCCATGGCCGTATCCCCGGAATATTCCTCTTTTTTGGGTGCCGGGAGTTACGAACACTACATCCCGGAGTCCGTGTCTTATCTTTTGGGACGATCGGAGTTCGTGACCTCCTACACGCCTTACCAGCCCGAAATCAGCCAGGGGACCTTACAGGCCATCTATGAATTCCAGACCCTGGCGGCACGTCTCCTGGGCATGGAGGTGGCCACGGCCTCCCACTACGACGGGTCCACCGCCCTGGCCGAGGCCCTGCTCATGGGAATCCGGGTGACCAAGAAAGAGAAGGTGGCGGTTTCCTCCCTCATTCACCCCCACTACCGCCGGGTGGCCAGGACCTATCTCCATCCCACGGGGTTCGAAATCATCGAGTTGCCCATGCTGGACAGCGGCCTGACCGACCTCTCGCCCCTTGAAGAAATAGAGGGCCTTGCGGCCGTGGCGATCCAGTCTCCCAACTTCTTCGGGTGCATCGAGGATCTCGGGGCGGCCGCCGACTTGGCCCACCAAAAAAAGGCCCTGATGATCGCATCCTTCACCGAGCCCCTGGCCTACGGCCTGTTCCGGAATCCTGGAAGCCAGGGGGCGGATATCGCCTGCGGCGAGGGACAAAGCCTCGGGATCCCGCCTTCCTTCGGGGGACCGGCCTTAGGGATCTTCGCGGGCAAGATGCGCCATGTGAGGAACATGCCCGGAAGGCTGGTGGGTAAAACCACGGACCTGGACGGACGCCGGGGATTCGTGCTGACCCTGGCCACCCGGGAGCAGCACATTCGTCGTGAAAAGGCCACCTCGAATATCTGCACCAACAACAACCTTTGCGCCCTTGCAGCGGCCATGTACATGGCCTCCCTCGGCGGGACAGGTTTCAGAGGACTCGCGAGGCTGAACTTCGACAAGGCCGAATATCTCAAGGCGGCATTCAGGAGAGCAGGTTTCAGGATACCTTTTGAAAGTCCCACTTTCAACGAGTTCGTCGTGGAATTCCCGGGTGATTCCGAGGCAACTTACCGGAAGCTCCTTGAAAAGAAGTTTGTGGCGGGTCTGCCCCTCGCGCCCTTCTATCCAACCCTAAAAAATCATTACCTGCTCTGTGTAACCGAAACCCGGAGCCGGGAGCAGATGGATGCCCTGGTAAGGGAGGTGACGTCATGAAAGAAACGCTCGGGACCACCGGCCTGGTACTGAACGAACCCCTGCTATGGGAAAAAGGGAAAAAGGGAAGGACGGGTTTTTCTCTACCACGTCGTGACGTGGATCCCGCCCCGGTGGATGAGGCCCTTCTGGGTGAGGGCCCGGACTTTCCCGATCTGAGCGAGGTGGACGTGGTGCGCCATTACACCCGCCTTTCCACTTGGAACTTCGGAGTGGACACCGGGATGTATCCCTTGGGATCCTGTACCATGAAGTACAACCCCAAAACCAACGAGCGCCAGGCGCGTCTTCCTGGCCTGGCCGGGGCCCACCCCTTGCTGCCGCCTGAACTCTCCCAGGGTGTACTTCAACTGATGTTCGAGATGGAGCAATTCCTGGCTGAGATCACCGGCATGGATGCCGTCACCCTCCAGCCCGCGGCAGGGGCACACGGGGAACTCACAGGCATGCTGGTAATGCATGCTTACCACGAAAGCAAAGGCCACAGACCCACCAAGATCATCGTGCCAGACACCGCCCACGGCACAAATCCGTCCAGCGCGGCCCTTTGCGGGTACCGCCCGGTACCCGTGGCATCCAATGATCAAGGAGTCCTCTCTCCTGAAAGCGTCTCCGAGATCATGGACGAGCATACCGCGGGAATCATGGTCACCAACCCCAACACCCTCGGGCTGTTCGAGGAAAACATCCGGGCCATTGCGGAGATCGTTCATGCAAAGGGGGGGCTTGTATATTGTGACGGGGCCAACCTGAACGCGGTCATGGGCATCGTCAAGATGGGCGAGATCGGGATCGACGTGATGCACCTGAATCTCCACAAGACCTTCTCAACGCCCCATGGAGGCGGGGGGCCCGGATCAGGGCCCGTTGCCGTGAAAGCTCCCCTGGAGCCCTTTCTC is drawn from Deltaproteobacteria bacterium and contains these coding sequences:
- the gcvH gene encoding glycine cleavage system protein GcvH, whose amino-acid sequence is MKEISELQLPEDVRYAEDHEWARAEGESVRIGIDDYAQDQLGDIVFVELPQPGDSFSKGDEFGTVESVKAVSELFMPIGGEVLSVNSALEDAPELVNKDPYGEGWMIEIKPADPSEMDALLTRETYLEKLKGMQ
- the gcvPA gene encoding aminomethyl-transferring glycine dehydrogenase subunit GcvPA, translating into MRYLPHTPEDIASMLKVIGREDLEGLFSTIPDDCRTRGELDLPEALTEWELNEKLSTLSDSMAVSPEYSSFLGAGSYEHYIPESVSYLLGRSEFVTSYTPYQPEISQGTLQAIYEFQTLAARLLGMEVATASHYDGSTALAEALLMGIRVTKKEKVAVSSLIHPHYRRVARTYLHPTGFEIIELPMLDSGLTDLSPLEEIEGLAAVAIQSPNFFGCIEDLGAAADLAHQKKALMIASFTEPLAYGLFRNPGSQGADIACGEGQSLGIPPSFGGPALGIFAGKMRHVRNMPGRLVGKTTDLDGRRGFVLTLATREQHIRREKATSNICTNNNLCALAAAMYMASLGGTGFRGLARLNFDKAEYLKAAFRRAGFRIPFESPTFNEFVVEFPGDSEATYRKLLEKKFVAGLPLAPFYPTLKNHYLLCVTETRSREQMDALVREVTS
- the gcvPB gene encoding aminomethyl-transferring glycine dehydrogenase subunit GcvPB, whose product is MKETLGTTGLVLNEPLLWEKGKKGRTGFSLPRRDVDPAPVDEALLGEGPDFPDLSEVDVVRHYTRLSTWNFGVDTGMYPLGSCTMKYNPKTNERQARLPGLAGAHPLLPPELSQGVLQLMFEMEQFLAEITGMDAVTLQPAAGAHGELTGMLVMHAYHESKGHRPTKIIVPDTAHGTNPSSAALCGYRPVPVASNDQGVLSPESVSEIMDEHTAGIMVTNPNTLGLFEENIRAIAEIVHAKGGLVYCDGANLNAVMGIVKMGEIGIDVMHLNLHKTFSTPHGGGGPGSGPVAVKAPLEPFLPVPRVIREGDEFRLSYDFPRSIGKVQAFFGNVGVIIKAYSYILSMGPENLKKASQLAVLNANYIMERLKGIFHLPYDRPCMHECVFSDKNQKGHKVTTLDIAKRLMDYGFHPPTVYFPLVVDGAIMIEPTETECKEDLDRFIEAMTSIAREAEENRELLTNAPARPRMRRLDETAAARKPCLVG